One Anolis carolinensis isolate JA03-04 chromosome 4, rAnoCar3.1.pri, whole genome shotgun sequence DNA window includes the following coding sequences:
- the gdap1 gene encoding ganglioside-induced differentiation-associated protein 1 isoform X2 has translation MPEEGSMYYPRVQHYRELLDSLPMDAYTHGCILHPELAVDSLIPAYATTRIRSQIGNTESELKKLAEENPDLQDAYIAKQKRLKSKLMDHDNIKYLKKILDELEKVLDQVETELQRRNEETPEDGHQPWLCGQFFSLADVSLAVTLHRLKFIGLARRNWGSGKRPNLEAYYERVLKKKTFYRVLGHVNNILISAVLPTAFRVAKKRAPRVLGTTFLVGLLAGIGYFAFITLRKRFPNMLFSLRVRPSPL, from the exons ATGCCAGAAGAAGGAAGCATGTACTATCCAAGGGTTCAGCACTACAGGGAACTCTTGGATTCTTTACCCATGGATGCCTATACACACGGCTGCATTTTGCATCCTGAATTAGCAGTGGACTCTTTGATCCCAGCTTATGCCACAACTCGGATTCGAA GCCAAATAGGTAATACCGAGTCTGAGTTGAAGAAACTTGCTGAAGAAAACCCTGATTTGCAAGATGCATATATAGCAAAACAAAAACGTCTCAAA tcaaaattGATGGATCATGATAACATAAAATACTTAAAGAAAATATTGGATGAACTGGAAAAAGTTCTGGATCAAGTTGAGACTGAGTTGCAGAGAAGAAATGAAGAAACACCAG AAGATGGGCACCAACCTTGGCTCTGTGGCCAGTTTTTCAGCTTAGCTGATGTATCCCTTGCTGTTACATTGCATCGCCTGAAATTCATCGGACTGGCAAGAAGAAACTGGGGGAGTGGAAAACGACCTAATTTGGAAGCTTATTATGAGCgtgtcttgaagaaaaaaactttCTACCGGGTTTTAGGACATGTCAACAACATATTAATCTCTGCAGTTCTTCCAACTGCATTTCGGGTTGCCAAGAAGAGGGCGCCCAGAGTTTTGGGCACTACATTTCTAGTTGGCTTATTGGCAGGAATTGGGTATTTTGCTTTCATTACTCTTCGGAAGAGATTTCCTAACATGCTGTTCTCACTTAGAGTGAGGCCAAGCCCTCTGTAG
- the gdap1 gene encoding ganglioside-induced differentiation-associated protein 1 isoform X1 — MTEEKEEQTKGKMPPGEVDAKTDAKLILYHWTQSFSSQKVRLVIAEKGLKCEEHDVSLPLSEHNEPWFMRLNASGEVPVLIHRDNIICDANQIIDYLEETFTDENTPRLMPEEGSMYYPRVQHYRELLDSLPMDAYTHGCILHPELAVDSLIPAYATTRIRSQIGNTESELKKLAEENPDLQDAYIAKQKRLKSKLMDHDNIKYLKKILDELEKVLDQVETELQRRNEETPEDGHQPWLCGQFFSLADVSLAVTLHRLKFIGLARRNWGSGKRPNLEAYYERVLKKKTFYRVLGHVNNILISAVLPTAFRVAKKRAPRVLGTTFLVGLLAGIGYFAFITLRKRFPNMLFSLRVRPSPL, encoded by the exons ATgacagaagaaaaggaggagcaaACGAAGGGCAAAATGCCTCCAGGTGAGGTAGATGCCAAGACAGATGCTAAACTCATCCTCTATCACTGGACGCAGTCCTTCAGCTCTCAAAAG GTTCGTTTGGTGATTGCTGAAAAGGGACTGAAATGTGAAGAGCATGATGTAAGCCTTCCACTGAGTGAACACAATGAGCCCTGGTTTATGCGATTAAATGCATCTGGAGAAGTTCCTGTGCTCATTCACAGAGACAACATTATTTGTGATGCCAACCAGATTATTGATTACTTGGAAGAGACATTTACAGATG AAAATACCCCAAGGCTAATGCCAGAAGAAGGAAGCATGTACTATCCAAGGGTTCAGCACTACAGGGAACTCTTGGATTCTTTACCCATGGATGCCTATACACACGGCTGCATTTTGCATCCTGAATTAGCAGTGGACTCTTTGATCCCAGCTTATGCCACAACTCGGATTCGAA GCCAAATAGGTAATACCGAGTCTGAGTTGAAGAAACTTGCTGAAGAAAACCCTGATTTGCAAGATGCATATATAGCAAAACAAAAACGTCTCAAA tcaaaattGATGGATCATGATAACATAAAATACTTAAAGAAAATATTGGATGAACTGGAAAAAGTTCTGGATCAAGTTGAGACTGAGTTGCAGAGAAGAAATGAAGAAACACCAG AAGATGGGCACCAACCTTGGCTCTGTGGCCAGTTTTTCAGCTTAGCTGATGTATCCCTTGCTGTTACATTGCATCGCCTGAAATTCATCGGACTGGCAAGAAGAAACTGGGGGAGTGGAAAACGACCTAATTTGGAAGCTTATTATGAGCgtgtcttgaagaaaaaaactttCTACCGGGTTTTAGGACATGTCAACAACATATTAATCTCTGCAGTTCTTCCAACTGCATTTCGGGTTGCCAAGAAGAGGGCGCCCAGAGTTTTGGGCACTACATTTCTAGTTGGCTTATTGGCAGGAATTGGGTATTTTGCTTTCATTACTCTTCGGAAGAGATTTCCTAACATGCTGTTCTCACTTAGAGTGAGGCCAAGCCCTCTGTAG